A genomic window from Paenibacillus sp. FSL K6-0276 includes:
- a CDS encoding ABC transporter substrate-binding protein, with the protein MYKRWFIFGLFLLLIIQLIGCTKHTKAPISNNEMPVNLIYYTIGEPDKDLRKVNDKINEVLLRKIGITITYNKIGWQEYASRLNTIISSDTPFDIAFAPDYSTYAKQGKWLKLNDYLMNQGKDMYDAIDPIFWKGVRLADGSIYGIPTNKELAVVEHWMYPADLVKKYHIDITKYNTLESLEPLLRMIQMNEPDYLPMEFNRDAHNFFKMYGYEYITNYKIPLMIQSTQSNASIVNIFETDVAKQILKTVRRYYQLGFINKDAALREPSSLQRGLKVFWKSASGGPLSDSVWSKDLGYQVVAHPVTPEVATTESVLGGMMTVNANTKHPEESIKFLNLLNTDPELRNLFNYGIEGVHYNLNKEGQVILVSPNYTGIQYTQGNWFILKTLGGKYPDPPDKWEQYRAYNAKVVESKVLGFNPDLSSLSEQVDEIEIVWNKYYPILMTGSVDVDTFLPKFNQELHEAGIDDVRKAIQAQLNTWQKHQSK; encoded by the coding sequence ATGTATAAACGTTGGTTTATTTTTGGCCTTTTTCTATTACTCATCATTCAATTAATCGGTTGCACCAAACATACAAAGGCTCCAATATCTAATAATGAAATGCCCGTTAACCTTATTTATTATACGATCGGCGAGCCGGACAAAGATCTACGTAAGGTGAATGACAAAATAAATGAGGTCCTTTTGCGTAAAATCGGCATTACGATCACCTATAACAAAATTGGCTGGCAAGAATACGCTAGCCGATTAAATACAATTATTTCATCAGATACCCCCTTTGATATTGCCTTTGCGCCGGACTACTCTACGTATGCAAAACAGGGAAAGTGGTTGAAGCTGAATGACTATTTAATGAACCAAGGCAAGGACATGTATGATGCAATTGATCCAATCTTTTGGAAAGGTGTCCGATTAGCTGATGGCAGCATTTACGGCATACCGACGAATAAAGAATTAGCCGTAGTTGAGCATTGGATGTATCCCGCTGACCTTGTAAAGAAATATCATATTGATATTACGAAATACAACACGCTAGAATCGCTAGAGCCACTGTTACGTATGATTCAAATGAATGAGCCCGATTACTTGCCCATGGAATTTAACCGGGATGCTCATAATTTCTTTAAGATGTATGGATATGAATATATAACGAACTATAAAATTCCATTAATGATTCAATCGACACAATCAAATGCTTCGATCGTCAATATTTTCGAAACGGATGTAGCCAAACAAATTTTAAAGACCGTTCGACGATACTATCAACTTGGCTTCATTAATAAAGATGCGGCCTTGCGTGAACCAAGTTCACTTCAGCGCGGGTTAAAGGTTTTCTGGAAATCCGCAAGCGGAGGCCCGCTATCCGACAGTGTTTGGAGTAAGGATCTGGGGTATCAAGTGGTCGCTCATCCGGTAACGCCAGAAGTGGCAACGACAGAATCCGTTCTTGGCGGTATGATGACTGTAAATGCAAATACGAAGCATCCCGAGGAAAGTATTAAATTTCTAAATTTATTAAATACCGATCCCGAGTTACGTAATTTATTCAACTATGGGATCGAAGGAGTCCATTACAATTTAAATAAAGAGGGCCAGGTTATCCTCGTTTCACCAAATTATACCGGGATACAGTATACACAAGGCAATTGGTTTATCTTAAAAACACTTGGCGGAAAATATCCTGATCCGCCGGATAAATGGGAACAATACAGAGCGTACAATGCTAAAGTGGTAGAATCTAAAGTACTCGGCTTTAATCCAGACCTTTCCTCGCTATCTGAGCAAGTCGATGAGATCGAAATCGTCTGGAATAAATATTATCCGATTCTCATGACCGGCAGCGTCGATGTAGATACCTTTCTGCCCAAATTCAATCAAGAGTTGCACGAAGCAGGTATTGACGACGTACGCAAAGCCATTCAAGCGCAGTTAAATACTTGGCAGAAGCATCAATCCAAGTAA
- a CDS encoding response regulator, with amino-acid sequence MYKLLIVDDEPQILEGMKRILDWKHYGFDYVETCDSTDAAVSRAVQLIPDIAIFDVCIGKNLGYDAIRQLNEVQLPTKYIIMSGYSDFKYAQQAIRCGVKDYLLKPLEKEKLQQVIEKIIVDDLHGSIGDPQSSTAHLDPVMGVPYDSLSKLVNRILLMVREDFNQNITLKSVADRFQMNSTYLGQLFIKETNMKLSEYLMLYRMQRAKELIQTTNEKIHWIACSVGYNNMNYFYTHFHSYYGKSPSDLR; translated from the coding sequence ATGTACAAACTGTTAATAGTTGATGACGAGCCACAAATTTTAGAAGGCATGAAACGAATTCTAGATTGGAAGCACTATGGATTTGATTATGTTGAAACCTGTGATTCGACGGATGCTGCCGTATCTAGAGCCGTACAATTAATTCCTGATATCGCTATTTTTGATGTATGTATTGGTAAAAATCTTGGTTATGATGCCATTCGACAGCTCAATGAAGTTCAACTTCCTACGAAATATATAATTATGAGCGGGTATAGTGATTTTAAATACGCTCAACAAGCAATCCGCTGTGGCGTCAAAGATTATTTATTAAAGCCATTAGAGAAAGAAAAGCTCCAGCAGGTTATCGAGAAAATAATTGTTGACGATCTTCATGGTAGCATTGGGGATCCACAGAGTAGCACTGCTCACTTGGATCCAGTCATGGGTGTTCCTTACGATTCGTTATCGAAGCTAGTAAATCGCATTTTGCTCATGGTTAGAGAAGATTTCAATCAGAATATTACCTTAAAATCTGTCGCCGATCGTTTTCAAATGAATAGCACCTATCTTGGGCAATTGTTCATTAAAGAAACGAATATGAAGCTTTCCGAATATTTAATGCTTTATCGCATGCAACGTGCTAAAGAGCTTATCCAGACCACGAATGAGAAAATCCATTGGATCGCATGTTCAGTCGGATATAATAACATGAATTATTTCTACACACATTTCCATAGCTATTACGGAAAATCTCCTTCCGATCTGCGCTAA